In the Nothobranchius furzeri strain GRZ-AD chromosome 15, NfurGRZ-RIMD1, whole genome shotgun sequence genome, one interval contains:
- the LOC139063401 gene encoding uncharacterized protein, with protein MVLPVPSLNSYGSTSTTSEQLWFYRTTSEQLWIYQYHIRTAMVLPVPHQNSYGSTSTTSEQLWFYQYHIRTAMDLPVPHQNSYGSTSTTSEQLWFYQYHIRTTMVLPVPHQNSYGSTSTTSEQLWIYQYHIRTAMVLPVPHQNNYGSTGIILEQLWFYRYHLRTAMVLPVPHQNNYGSTSTTSEQLWIYQYHIRTAMVLPVPYQNSYGSTSTTSEQLWFYQYHIRTAMVLPVPHQNSYGSTSTTSEQLWFYQYHIRTAMVLPVPHQNSYGSTSTTSEQLWFYQYHIRTAMVLPVPHQNSYGSTSTTSEQLWFYQYHIRTTMVLPVSS; from the exons atggttctaccggtaccatctttgaacagctatggttctaccagtaccacatcagaacaactatggttctaccg taccacatcagaacagctatggatctaccagtaccacatcagaacagctatggttctaccagtaccacatcagaacagctatggttctaccagtaccacatcagaacagctatggttctaccagtaccacatcagaacagctatggatctaccagtaccacatcagaacagctatggttctaccagtaccacatcagaacagctatggttctaccagtaccacatcagaacaactatggttctaccagtaccacatcagaacagctatggttctaccagtaccacatcagaacagctatggatctaccagtaccacatcagaacagctatggttctaccagtaccacatcagaacaactatggttctaccggtatcatcttagaacagctatggttctaccggtaccatcttagaacagctatggttctaccagtaccacatcagaacaactatggttctaccagtaccacatcagaacagctatggatctaccagtaccacatcagaacagctatggttctaccagtaccatatcagaacagctatggttctaccagtaccacatcagaacagctatggttctaccagtaccacatcagaacagctatggttctaccagtaccacatcagaacagctatggatctaccagtaccacatcagaacagctatggttctaccagtaccacatcagaacagctatggttctaccagtaccacatcagaacagctatggatctaccagtaccacatcagaacagctatggttctaccagtaccacatcagaacagctatggttctaccagtaccacatcagaacagctatggatctaccagtaccacatcagaacagctatggttctaccagtaccacatcagaacaactatggttctaccggtatcatcttag